The Periplaneta americana isolate PAMFEO1 chromosome 2, P.americana_PAMFEO1_priV1, whole genome shotgun sequence genome has a window encoding:
- the LOC138694549 gene encoding uncharacterized protein, producing the protein MYVIQSYEIFPRRPNAISRMRSETRSAARMTSRDSKDKCSEHSERERQLVLFISSARELYCHHCCWRWPLSLSWQCHHLPMRDDYRCHHHHLQSSHSAMEQAQSFTAGQTSCSRLCMHHHPHQKLMDHHHHHLLHHHKLMGHHHLRHHKFMDHQHHHLHLHRHLHHHHHHHHHHHHRHRLLPHHKRMVLHQSLHHPHRQHMEYQICEEHRQASSWQHVEKYLL; encoded by the exons atgtatgttattcaaagttacgaaatctttccacgccgaccaaatgctatttcgagaatgaggagcgagactcgaagcgcagcgagaatgacgagccgagactcgaaagacaaatgcagcgaacacagtgagcgagagcggcagttagttttgttcatctctagtgcaaG AGAGCTTTACTGTCACCACTGTTGTTGGCGCTGGCCGCTGTCATTGTCGTGGCAGTGCCACCATCTCCCAATGCGAGACGACTACCggtgccaccaccaccacctccagtCATCGCATTCAGCCATGGAACAGGCACAGTCCTTCACCGCAGGGCAGACGAGTTGTTCCAGACTGTGTATGCACCACCACCCCCACCAGAAACTTAtggaccaccaccaccaccacctcctccaCCACCACAAACTTATGGGCCACCACCACCTCCGCCACCACAAATTTATggaccaccagcaccaccacctccacctccaccgccacctccaccaccaccaccaccaccaccaccaccaccaccaccgccaccgcctCCTCCCCCACCACAAACGTATGGTCCTCCACCAGTCCCTGCACCACCCCCACCGACAGCATATGGAGTACCAAATTTGTGAAG AACATCGACAAGCAAGCAGTTGGCAACACGTTGAGAAATATCTTCTCTGA